In Candidatus Defluviilinea proxima, a single genomic region encodes these proteins:
- a CDS encoding class I SAM-dependent methyltransferase, which translates to MFSKSAQYYDDIYGSAGKNYVIEVNKLNKIIQKHKRSQGNTLLDLACGTGVHAGLLNKYYKVEGLDLDAQMLKVAKKKHPKIRFHQGNMIDFKLDRQYDIITCLFSSIGYVKNKSNLDKAIKNMTNHLLPGGVLLVEPWFTPEQWNPGNIFTLQVEKPDLKIVRMSLSRQKGKISFVDLHYMIGTSKGVNHLTEVHTLGLFTHAEYMDAFNKAGLRVTHNKKEPGNRGLFIGKKAVK; encoded by the coding sequence ATGTTCTCGAAATCAGCACAATATTACGATGATATTTATGGCTCAGCAGGCAAGAATTATGTAATAGAGGTAAACAAATTAAATAAAATTATCCAAAAGCACAAACGCTCCCAAGGAAACACCCTGCTCGATCTCGCCTGTGGGACGGGAGTTCACGCGGGGTTACTGAACAAGTATTACAAAGTCGAAGGATTGGATCTTGACGCCCAAATGTTGAAGGTTGCCAAGAAGAAACATCCGAAGATCCGCTTTCATCAAGGCAACATGATCGACTTCAAATTGGATCGCCAATACGACATCATCACCTGCCTGTTCAGTTCCATTGGATACGTGAAGAACAAGTCCAACCTGGATAAAGCAATCAAGAACATGACCAATCATCTGCTTCCGGGAGGTGTTCTATTGGTCGAGCCGTGGTTCACACCCGAGCAATGGAATCCCGGCAACATATTCACCCTTCAGGTCGAAAAACCTGACCTGAAGATCGTCCGTATGAGTTTGAGCAGGCAAAAAGGGAAAATCTCCTTTGTGGATCTGCATTACATGATCGGTACATCAAAAGGAGTGAACCATCTCACAGAAGTACACACATTGGGATTGTTCACACATGCAGAATACATGGATGCATTTAATAAGGCAGGATTGCGCGTTACCCACAACAAAAAAGAACCGGGAAACCGCGGCCTGTTTATTGGCAAGAAAGCGGTCAAATGA
- a CDS encoding aminopeptidase, giving the protein MADLRVQKFAKILVEHSARIVPGDRILIEGTTLAEPLIRELYSQILEKGGLPHLMVGFPGMVPFVQEDMFLTYANDTQLDFVPTFYKLAYEQFEGRIRIHSAANTRATSSIDPAKAQRHSRATSTITEHQMRRGAEGKFKWVTTLYPTDGFAQDAGMSLKAYEDFVFKAIHANEEDPIAYWNSTAAGQQRAIDFLAGKDKVTLQGPNVDLTLSIKGRKFMNSTGTYNMPDGEIYTGPVEESLNGWVKYTYPAIYGGVAVEGAELKFKDGRVEQATAKQNQEYLLKMLDSDGGSRYIGEFAIGSNYDIDKFTGNILFDEKIGGTFHMALGAGYPETGSHNKSSIHWDMICDLRTDSEIRVDGELFYKNGEFVFGK; this is encoded by the coding sequence TTGGCTGACCTACGAGTTCAAAAATTCGCAAAGATCTTAGTGGAACATTCAGCACGCATCGTACCCGGCGACCGCATCTTGATCGAAGGGACAACCCTTGCGGAGCCCTTGATACGAGAGTTATATAGTCAAATTTTGGAAAAAGGCGGTCTACCGCACCTGATGGTCGGGTTTCCAGGCATGGTGCCGTTTGTGCAAGAGGACATGTTCCTCACCTATGCCAATGACACCCAACTTGACTTTGTACCGACATTTTATAAGCTTGCTTACGAACAGTTCGAGGGCCGCATCCGCATTCATTCTGCGGCAAACACGCGAGCCACATCCAGCATTGACCCTGCCAAAGCGCAACGGCACAGCCGGGCAACCAGCACGATCACAGAACATCAAATGCGACGTGGCGCAGAGGGAAAATTCAAGTGGGTCACTACGCTCTACCCCACCGATGGCTTTGCACAAGACGCCGGGATGAGTTTAAAAGCTTATGAAGATTTCGTCTTCAAGGCTATCCATGCCAACGAAGAAGACCCGATCGCCTATTGGAACAGCACGGCAGCCGGTCAACAGAGAGCCATTGACTTTCTTGCAGGCAAGGACAAAGTTACGCTACAAGGACCGAACGTTGACCTGACGCTTTCGATCAAAGGCCGCAAGTTCATGAATTCAACGGGCACCTATAACATGCCCGACGGCGAAATTTATACAGGGCCGGTGGAAGAGTCTCTTAATGGTTGGGTGAAATATACATATCCCGCGATCTATGGCGGCGTGGCCGTGGAAGGTGCGGAGTTAAAGTTCAAAGATGGGCGTGTGGAACAAGCTACTGCAAAACAGAATCAGGAATACCTGCTCAAGATGCTTGATTCGGATGGCGGCTCACGTTACATAGGCGAATTTGCCATTGGTTCGAACTACGATATCGACAAGTTTACCGGCAATATCCTGTTCGATGAAAAGATCGGCGGGACATTCCACATGGCGCTCGGCGCAGGTTACCCGGAAACTGGTTCACACAATAAATCATCCATCCACTGGGACATGATATGCGACCTACGCACAGACTCGGAAATCCGCGTGGATGGCGAGTTGTTTTACAAGAATGGGGAATTTGTTTTCGGAAAATAA
- a CDS encoding LUD domain-containing protein — protein MTATEFRERIRTSLTNESLQLALDANAERRVNGRINAMKSLPDWRERRQRAHSVRADIIEHLDEYLEQFIHNATQNGIVVHRAKDAQEAIETISRITDHELRNAKSIKRNFLVAKSKSMISEELDLNHVLESKGMKVVETDLGEYIVQLRNEKPAHIITPAIHLRRNDVGKLFHEKLGIPYTEDIPTLTNTARKVLRDVFLTADVGISGVNFGIAETGGICLVTNEGNGRMVTSLPPIHIALMGMERLVRNLDDLALMLSLLPRSATGQKLSVYTQLIHQPLPNQQRHIILLDNGRSRLRNSPLKESLYCIRCGSCLNACPVFRELGGHAYKSPYSGPIGSVISAGLFGSEFVPLAQASSLCGACKDACPVDIDLPKLLTRVRAGQSPIDRKQSSVNNGGGLSLTSKLFLQIYSRIATYPRLFAFSQKFASLGTFLLSPFSDYIHLPAITGWGYSKDLPRFAGKTFRERFMESDSLLSENPNPDKAQPYSKHEATQERAPANHKAEQFVESLIKVDGKVVHTTKNEVADKVIEFLKTRNIKHIHLEPNVLDEDKLHQAGITISHERDAKVSVGVTPHVSFKYSETCGVTKAICGLADTGSVLEADDEGDKLFASLLPEVHLAILHESDIYPSLENAIHLVRGTKSAAFITGPSRTGDIEMSHTIGVHGPGEIVVFLVA, from the coding sequence ATGACCGCCACTGAATTTAGAGAGCGCATCCGCACATCCCTTACGAACGAGAGCCTTCAACTTGCATTGGATGCCAATGCCGAACGCCGTGTTAACGGACGCATCAACGCCATGAAGTCACTACCCGATTGGCGCGAGCGCCGTCAAAGGGCACACAGTGTGCGTGCAGACATCATCGAGCACCTCGACGAATATCTTGAACAATTCATCCATAATGCAACTCAAAATGGAATTGTTGTTCATCGCGCAAAAGATGCACAAGAGGCAATCGAAACGATTTCACGCATCACAGATCACGAATTACGTAATGCGAAATCCATAAAACGTAATTTTCTTGTCGCCAAATCCAAATCGATGATCTCAGAAGAGCTTGACCTTAATCATGTTCTCGAATCAAAAGGGATGAAAGTCGTCGAAACGGATCTGGGTGAATACATCGTTCAACTACGCAATGAAAAACCTGCACACATTATCACACCCGCCATCCACTTGCGCCGTAACGACGTGGGCAAACTCTTCCACGAGAAACTTGGCATCCCCTATACCGAAGATATTCCTACACTTACGAACACAGCACGTAAAGTCCTGCGCGATGTCTTTCTCACTGCCGATGTCGGCATCAGCGGCGTGAATTTTGGCATCGCTGAAACAGGCGGCATCTGTCTCGTCACCAACGAAGGCAATGGACGCATGGTCACATCCCTGCCGCCGATCCATATTGCGCTGATGGGCATGGAGCGCCTCGTCCGCAACCTCGATGATCTCGCGCTCATGCTCTCGCTTCTCCCCCGCTCTGCAACGGGACAAAAACTCAGCGTCTACACTCAACTGATCCACCAGCCTCTCCCCAATCAACAACGCCATATCATCCTGCTCGATAACGGACGTTCGCGCCTGCGCAATTCGCCGCTCAAAGAATCGCTGTATTGCATTCGATGCGGCTCGTGCCTCAACGCCTGCCCCGTTTTTCGCGAACTCGGTGGGCACGCTTATAAGAGTCCATATTCTGGCCCCATCGGCTCCGTCATCTCTGCGGGACTCTTCGGAAGTGAGTTCGTCCCGCTTGCGCAGGCATCGTCGCTTTGTGGCGCATGTAAGGATGCTTGTCCAGTAGACATTGACCTGCCAAAGTTATTGACTCGTGTAAGAGCAGGGCAAAGCCCAATCGACAGGAAACAGTCATCAGTGAACAACGGTGGCGGACTGTCGCTCACGTCAAAACTTTTCTTGCAGATATACAGCCGCATCGCGACTTACCCGAGGCTGTTTGCGTTCTCCCAAAAATTCGCCTCGCTGGGAACTTTTCTCCTCTCCCCTTTCAGTGACTACATCCACTTGCCAGCGATCACGGGTTGGGGTTACAGCAAGGACTTGCCAAGGTTTGCAGGAAAGACGTTTCGAGAACGTTTTATGGAATCGGACAGCTTACTGTCCGAAAACCCAAACCCGGATAAAGCCCAACCTTACTCGAAACATGAAGCCACGCAGGAGCGAGCTCCTGCAAACCATAAGGCCGAACAATTTGTCGAATCATTGATCAAGGTTGATGGGAAGGTTGTCCACACAACGAAGAATGAAGTAGCGGATAAGGTGATCGAATTTCTTAAAACACGGAATATCAAACACATCCATCTTGAGCCGAACGTTTTGGATGAAGACAAACTTCATCAAGCAGGAATCACCATAAGTCATGAACGTGATGCAAAAGTAAGTGTCGGGGTGACCCCGCACGTCTCTTTTAAATACAGTGAAACGTGCGGGGTGACAAAGGCCATTTGTGGGCTGGCAGATACCGGGTCCGTGTTGGAGGCGGACGATGAGGGCGATAAGTTGTTTGCTTCGCTGTTACCGGAAGTCCATCTGGCAATTTTGCACGAGTCAGACATTTATCCATCACTTGAGAATGCGATCCATCTTGTGCGTGGGACAAAGTCTGCCGCTTTTATCACAGGCCCATCACGCACGGGCGACATCGAAATGTCTCACACCATTGGCGTGCATGGACCGGGCGAGATCGTGGTCTTTTTGGTAGCATGA
- a CDS encoding radical SAM protein yields MNVLSTKPTTAWAEVDEQGRLILPPEVARQYGMNPGSKVRLDEGNNFVRMHRPVTHLTKVYIEPTVACNLDCITCFRNAWDQPIGRMTEDTFESIINGLKQMDPIPSVYFGGIGEPLFHQKTIEWIRRIKQELGVKVEVITNGTILTEKKARELIDAGLDILWVSLDGATPEGFADVRLGAEFPVIIENLRRLFKMRGPGHFPKPEIGVAFVAMKRNINDLPKIIQLGHTFGARYYSVSNVQPATPEMQADRLYLRTMRNIAYLPSPMLPKLSLPKMDFNEDTQAALTEAFNSGCNISFAGNNWGGANDVCNFVESGTMSIAWTGDVSPCWPLMHTHTSYLHNKPRTSQKHVIANVREKTLEQIWLDPEYLAYRERLHNFVFAPCTFCGGCDLSEENVEDCLGNDIAPVCGGCLWAQGIIQCP; encoded by the coding sequence ATGAACGTTCTTTCGACGAAACCGACAACCGCCTGGGCAGAAGTGGATGAACAGGGACGCCTCATTCTTCCACCTGAAGTTGCTCGCCAGTATGGGATGAATCCTGGTTCCAAGGTTCGCCTCGACGAGGGGAATAACTTCGTCCGTATGCATCGCCCGGTAACGCACCTCACCAAAGTCTACATCGAACCAACCGTTGCCTGCAATCTCGATTGCATTACCTGTTTCCGCAATGCGTGGGACCAGCCCATTGGCCGTATGACCGAGGACACGTTTGAAAGTATCATCAACGGCCTCAAACAAATGGACCCAATTCCCAGTGTTTATTTTGGGGGCATCGGCGAACCGCTCTTCCATCAAAAGACAATCGAATGGATCCGTCGTATCAAACAGGAACTTGGTGTAAAAGTGGAAGTCATCACCAACGGCACGATCCTGACCGAGAAAAAGGCTCGTGAACTAATTGACGCAGGGTTGGATATTCTCTGGGTTTCTTTAGATGGCGCAACTCCCGAAGGTTTCGCCGACGTACGCCTCGGTGCGGAATTTCCTGTCATCATCGAAAATCTTCGCCGTCTCTTCAAAATGCGCGGACCGGGTCACTTCCCCAAGCCTGAGATCGGTGTTGCATTCGTGGCGATGAAACGCAACATCAATGATTTGCCAAAGATCATTCAACTGGGACATACTTTCGGCGCACGGTATTACTCCGTCAGCAATGTGCAACCCGCCACGCCAGAGATGCAAGCGGACCGTCTCTACTTACGCACGATGCGAAACATTGCTTATCTGCCTTCTCCCATGTTGCCAAAACTCAGCCTCCCAAAAATGGACTTCAACGAAGATACGCAAGCCGCGCTTACCGAGGCCTTCAACAGCGGATGCAACATCAGCTTTGCGGGCAACAATTGGGGCGGCGCCAACGATGTCTGTAACTTCGTCGAAAGCGGAACCATGTCCATTGCGTGGACGGGCGACGTCAGCCCGTGTTGGCCGTTGATGCACACGCATACCAGCTATTTGCACAACAAACCACGCACCTCGCAAAAACATGTCATTGCCAATGTCCGCGAAAAAACGTTGGAGCAGATTTGGCTCGATCCGGAATATCTCGCCTATCGCGAACGCTTGCATAACTTTGTTTTTGCGCCCTGCACCTTCTGCGGTGGCTGTGACCTCTCTGAAGAAAATGTGGAAGACTGTCTTGGCAACGATATTGCTCCCGTCTGCGGCGGATGCTTGTGGGCGCAGGGCATCATCCAGTGCCCGTAG
- a CDS encoding MoaD/ThiS family protein, whose translation MRTIIGIPSLDVDDARVDTFRKLTAYLIEKFPEAKQHLLDLHDNLRQDVPVYVDGRNPRLLTAGIDTPLKPDSVVSFFSPISSGRMNVEVLREPNFRKRSSE comes from the coding sequence ATGCGTACGATCATTGGCATCCCGTCTTTGGATGTGGACGATGCACGCGTGGATACCTTCCGCAAGCTGACCGCCTACCTCATCGAAAAATTCCCCGAAGCCAAACAGCATTTATTGGATTTGCACGACAATCTGCGGCAGGATGTGCCTGTCTATGTGGATGGACGGAACCCGCGTCTTTTGACGGCGGGAATTGATACGCCCCTCAAGCCCGATTCTGTCGTCAGTTTTTTCTCTCCCATCTCCAGCGGACGGATGAACGTGGAAGTTTTACGTGAGCCGAATTTTAGGAAAAGGAGCAGTGAATGA
- a CDS encoding (Fe-S)-binding protein yields MPTIQFFVTCLVDSFYPKTGSAIVDIFHRLGIDVEFAPDQTCCGQPNFNAGLRKEARPMAEHTIKVLERLPKSLKTSEVCDIVVPSGSCAYMMKHGYAELFADDPVWLPRAKALASRVYEFTEYLVDKLNVTDLGAQWNGTLTYHPSCHTLRGMNIDRQPRALLANVRGANIVELPEAENCCGFGGIFSMEHPELSAEWLKRKIGNLEKTESPTLVVTESGCLMHIAGGLHRQKKKQKVIHIAEVLNTR; encoded by the coding sequence ATGCCAACGATCCAATTTTTTGTAACATGTCTTGTCGATTCTTTCTACCCGAAAACTGGTTCGGCCATCGTGGACATTTTCCATCGCCTCGGCATTGACGTGGAATTCGCGCCCGACCAAACCTGTTGCGGACAACCCAACTTCAACGCGGGCTTGCGAAAAGAAGCGCGGCCAATGGCAGAACATACCATCAAGGTTTTAGAGAGACTTCCGAAGTCTTTAAAGACTTCGGAAGTCTGCGACATTGTTGTCCCTTCGGGCTCGTGTGCCTACATGATGAAACACGGATACGCAGAGTTGTTCGCAGACGACCCTGTCTGGCTTCCACGTGCAAAGGCATTGGCTTCACGCGTTTACGAGTTCACAGAATATCTTGTTGACAAACTCAACGTGACCGATCTCGGCGCACAATGGAACGGAACGCTGACGTATCATCCCTCATGTCACACACTGCGCGGCATGAACATTGACCGCCAACCACGCGCCCTACTGGCAAACGTGAGAGGCGCGAACATCGTTGAACTACCAGAGGCCGAAAATTGTTGCGGCTTCGGTGGCATCTTCTCCATGGAACATCCCGAACTTTCAGCAGAATGGTTGAAGCGAAAGATCGGTAATTTAGAAAAGACGGAGTCCCCTACTCTAGTCGTGACCGAGTCGGGATGCCTGATGCACATCGCGGGCGGATTGCATCGGCAAAAGAAAAAGCAGAAAGTCATTCATATTGCGGAAGTGCTTAACACCCGCTAA
- the glgP gene encoding alpha-glucan family phosphorylase has translation MNNFRTQLPSFDLPKKLARLGELAYNLWWTWQPDATRLYSQLDRAMWERLNHNPIRMLREITRKRLNEVLKDRDYMTSYQFVFDEFDAYMAQQETWTNQTQPKLAQNSIAYFSMEFGLHETLPIYSGGLGVLAGDHLKEASDLGLPLTGIGFMYSQGYFSQRISEDGWQESLNNPLTFDDLPVTQVLQDGKPVTVSVELPDRNIALRVWEVRVGRIPLYLLDSNVEGNSDYDRLLTARLYWSDLDRRIIQEVLLGIGGVRMLRVLGVNPTVWHMNEGHAAFLVLERARELIVKGDTFETAIEKTRGQNIFTTHTPVPAGNDEFPLWLMDKYLAAIWPQLGLSREQFYDLARHQQAHGETFSMGVLALRSSKGRNAVSELHGHVSRDMWHFLWNDKKVDDVPITHVTNGVHTANWMARRLRLLLDLHLGRNWLDRLDDSNLWDKLDTLPNEALWEVRQHLKRKLDFYLRERVRDRWTAGGFHPVQVVSAGLLLNPYVLTIGFARRFATYKRASLILSDVERLLNVINRPNMPVQIVFAGKAHPADEPGKQLIQKIYRTVKRAETGGRLVFVEDYDMNLARYLVQGVDVWLNTPRRPLEASGTSGMKAGLNGALNFSILDGWWREAFNGKNGWSIGEDKHTEVTDLQDQSDAQDLYNKLENELIPMYYDRDINGIPTEWVGRMKESIKTVAPQFSTRRMVKEYVEKLYSKALE, from the coding sequence ATGAATAATTTTCGCACTCAACTTCCTTCCTTTGACCTTCCTAAAAAGCTGGCTCGCCTCGGTGAGTTGGCATACAACCTTTGGTGGACGTGGCAACCTGACGCCACCCGCCTATATTCGCAATTGGATCGTGCCATGTGGGAGCGTTTGAATCACAATCCCATTCGCATGTTGCGCGAGATCACGCGTAAGCGTTTGAATGAAGTTCTCAAAGACAGAGACTATATGACATCGTATCAATTTGTCTTTGATGAATTTGATGCATATATGGCGCAACAAGAGACGTGGACGAATCAGACTCAGCCGAAGCTGGCTCAAAATTCCATAGCTTATTTTTCCATGGAGTTTGGTCTGCATGAAACTCTACCGATCTATTCGGGTGGCCTTGGCGTATTGGCTGGTGATCATTTGAAAGAAGCCAGTGACTTGGGCTTGCCGTTGACTGGTATCGGCTTCATGTATTCGCAAGGATATTTCTCACAGCGCATCAGCGAGGATGGCTGGCAAGAGTCTTTGAACAACCCGTTAACTTTTGACGATTTACCAGTGACTCAGGTGTTGCAAGATGGCAAGCCTGTCACCGTATCGGTTGAGTTACCGGACCGAAACATTGCATTGCGTGTGTGGGAAGTGCGTGTGGGTCGGATTCCGCTGTATCTATTGGATTCAAATGTTGAAGGCAATTCAGACTATGACCGCCTGTTGACCGCGCGCTTATATTGGTCGGACTTGGACCGCCGCATCATTCAGGAAGTTCTGCTTGGTATTGGCGGCGTGCGTATGTTGCGTGTGTTGGGAGTCAACCCAACTGTTTGGCATATGAATGAAGGACATGCCGCATTCCTTGTGTTGGAACGCGCGCGTGAACTGATTGTGAAGGGTGATACGTTTGAAACTGCAATCGAAAAAACACGTGGGCAGAACATTTTCACCACACATACCCCTGTCCCTGCTGGGAATGACGAATTCCCGCTGTGGCTTATGGATAAATATCTTGCGGCGATCTGGCCTCAGCTTGGCTTAAGCCGTGAGCAGTTCTATGACCTTGCGCGCCATCAGCAGGCACATGGCGAAACGTTCAGCATGGGCGTACTTGCTCTCCGCTCCTCGAAGGGACGCAATGCCGTCTCTGAATTGCACGGACATGTCTCGCGTGATATGTGGCACTTCCTTTGGAATGACAAGAAGGTGGATGATGTTCCCATCACACATGTGACGAACGGAGTCCACACCGCAAATTGGATGGCACGTCGCTTGCGCCTGTTGCTCGACCTGCATCTTGGCCGAAATTGGCTTGATCGTTTGGATGACTCTAATTTGTGGGATAAGCTGGATACCCTTCCCAATGAAGCCTTGTGGGAAGTTCGCCAGCACCTCAAACGCAAATTGGACTTTTACCTGCGCGAACGCGTCCGTGACCGTTGGACGGCAGGTGGTTTCCATCCGGTGCAGGTTGTCTCTGCGGGACTTTTGCTCAACCCGTATGTGTTGACAATTGGTTTTGCGCGCCGCTTTGCCACCTATAAACGAGCCAGCCTGATCCTTTCAGATGTGGAACGTTTATTGAATGTTATCAATCGCCCGAACATGCCGGTGCAGATCGTTTTTGCAGGCAAGGCACATCCTGCCGATGAACCTGGCAAGCAACTCATCCAGAAGATCTATCGCACAGTCAAACGCGCTGAGACGGGCGGGCGCCTCGTCTTTGTTGAAGACTATGATATGAATCTTGCTCGTTACCTTGTCCAAGGTGTGGATGTGTGGCTCAATACGCCGCGCCGTCCGCTGGAAGCAAGTGGCACATCGGGCATGAAAGCTGGCTTGAATGGCGCATTGAACTTCTCCATTCTTGATGGTTGGTGGCGTGAGGCCTTTAATGGCAAGAATGGCTGGTCTATTGGCGAGGATAAGCACACCGAAGTGACTGATCTTCAGGACCAGTCCGACGCGCAGGATTTATATAACAAATTGGAAAACGAACTCATCCCAATGTATTACGACCGTGATATCAATGGCATCCCGACAGAATGGGTGGGACGTATGAAAGAATCCATCAAGACTGTCGCTCCGCAATTCTCCACCCGTCGCATGGTGAAGGAATATGTAGAGAAGTTGTATTCAAAGGCATTGGAATAA
- a CDS encoding aldehyde ferredoxin oxidoreductase family protein, with product MALGGYADKVAWVDLTAGKTEFKPIPEEYKLKYIGARGVGVRFVFDNGPSVDPLSPDNLLCFMNGPMTGSEANMSGRMAVVTKSPLTGTVTDSHHGGWSAARLRWAGYDGLVFKGKAAKPTYVYIHDGEFELLDASEVWGKGVHDTVKHFKEKYGEKDLTVIAIGPAGENLVKYACWVNEDDRASGRGGTGCVGGSKNLKAIVIKAEKKIVKAADRDKWKAAHSTALAQIMDERVVTSPRKGGLSVYGTNVLMNMTNVIGGLPAMNSQQTAYEHADKIAGEYVNDNILVDNPTCHACPVACKKEVEIKDGPYAGLRMESVEYEPAWSVGANCGNDDIRVVAKMIDCANDYGFDAIEVGHPLSVWMEASARGYTNGSGKINWGDGAKMVETARMIAYREGFGDVLANGANAVAAHFGHPELAMTVKGQGVPAYDPRGIKGMGIGYATSNRGACHLRGYTPAAEVVGNVLGPSTVTDPLEWKGKGELAMIFQNVHTVTDCLDICKFATFAESLDAFAAQYEAMTGVPSSPEHLLKVGERVYNLERYYNNLNGFREGSDYLPKRFTDEPSTMGGSKGQVCELDKMLVEYYDKRGWVNGVVPESKLKELEII from the coding sequence ATGGCGCTCGGTGGTTACGCAGACAAGGTTGCCTGGGTAGATTTGACTGCAGGCAAAACAGAATTCAAACCCATCCCCGAAGAATACAAATTGAAATATATTGGTGCTCGTGGCGTTGGCGTACGATTTGTATTCGACAATGGGCCATCGGTCGATCCGCTTTCACCAGATAACCTGCTGTGCTTCATGAACGGTCCCATGACCGGCTCGGAAGCCAACATGAGCGGACGTATGGCGGTTGTGACAAAATCGCCTCTTACTGGAACGGTCACTGATTCTCACCATGGAGGCTGGTCTGCCGCCCGGTTGCGCTGGGCTGGTTACGATGGCTTGGTTTTCAAAGGTAAAGCGGCCAAACCGACCTATGTCTACATCCATGATGGCGAATTTGAACTGCTTGATGCTTCAGAAGTTTGGGGGAAAGGCGTTCACGATACCGTAAAACATTTCAAAGAAAAATATGGTGAGAAAGACCTGACCGTGATCGCCATTGGTCCCGCAGGTGAGAACCTTGTCAAGTATGCGTGCTGGGTCAACGAAGATGATCGCGCCAGCGGACGCGGTGGCACCGGCTGTGTTGGTGGTTCGAAAAACCTGAAAGCCATTGTCATCAAAGCTGAGAAGAAGATCGTCAAAGCCGCCGACCGTGATAAGTGGAAGGCCGCTCACTCCACCGCCCTCGCCCAGATCATGGATGAGCGCGTTGTCACCTCCCCACGCAAAGGCGGACTCTCCGTCTACGGCACGAACGTGCTCATGAATATGACCAATGTCATTGGTGGTCTGCCCGCCATGAACAGTCAGCAAACCGCTTACGAACACGCCGATAAGATCGCGGGCGAATATGTAAACGATAACATCCTTGTGGACAATCCCACTTGTCACGCCTGCCCTGTGGCCTGCAAAAAGGAAGTAGAGATCAAGGACGGACCGTACGCCGGTCTGCGCATGGAATCGGTGGAATACGAACCCGCCTGGTCTGTCGGGGCGAACTGCGGCAATGACGATATCCGCGTAGTTGCCAAGATGATCGATTGCGCCAACGATTATGGCTTCGACGCCATCGAAGTTGGACATCCGCTTTCTGTTTGGATGGAAGCCAGCGCCAGAGGCTACACCAACGGCTCCGGCAAGATCAACTGGGGCGATGGTGCAAAGATGGTCGAAACCGCCAGAATGATCGCGTATCGTGAAGGCTTTGGTGATGTACTCGCGAACGGCGCCAATGCAGTCGCCGCGCACTTCGGTCACCCCGAACTCGCCATGACCGTCAAAGGTCAGGGCGTGCCTGCATACGATCCGCGTGGTATCAAAGGCATGGGCATTGGCTACGCCACATCCAACCGCGGTGCCTGCCATCTGCGTGGTTACACTCCTGCCGCTGAGGTTGTTGGTAACGTGCTCGGTCCGTCTACCGTCACCGATCCGCTTGAGTGGAAGGGCAAAGGCGAACTCGCCATGATTTTCCAAAATGTTCATACGGTGACAGATTGTCTTGATATTTGTAAATTTGCCACATTCGCCGAATCGCTTGATGCGTTCGCGGCGCAATACGAAGCCATGACGGGCGTCCCCTCCAGCCCCGAGCATCTGCTCAAAGTTGGCGAGCGCGTCTATAACCTCGAGCGCTATTACAACAACCTGAACGGCTTCCGCGAAGGCAGTGACTACCTGCCCAAACGCTTCACCGATGAACCCTCCACGATGGGTGGAAGCAAAGGCCAGGTTTGCGAACTCGATAAAATGCTCGTGGAATATTACGACAAGCGCGGATGGGTCAACGGCGTCGTGCCTGAATCCAAACTGAAAGAGTTGGAAATCATCTAA
- a CDS encoding MoaD/ThiS family protein — translation MKVNFFATLRDIAGGKTVEFDVDHGVTAQELLDAVIEKFPKMKKELLNENGDMYGHVHFFINGRDVQFTEDKFQTKIMQDDTVNVFPAVGGG, via the coding sequence ATGAAAGTCAATTTTTTTGCAACCCTACGCGATATTGCTGGTGGCAAGACGGTTGAGTTTGATGTAGATCATGGTGTCACCGCACAGGAACTTTTGGATGCGGTCATCGAGAAATTCCCGAAGATGAAAAAAGAGTTGCTCAACGAAAATGGAGATATGTACGGCCACGTCCACTTTTTTATCAATGGCCGTGATGTGCAATTTACCGAGGATAAATTCCAAACGAAGATCATGCAGGATGATACGGTCAATGTGTTCCCTGCGGTGGGTGGTGGCTAA